Proteins from one Geothermobacter ehrlichii genomic window:
- a CDS encoding DUF6125 family protein, with protein MSTQTKTETGTETGTETGTEALDEGIQLLHRLSKEELIAIIIDDAKNWLAHDGLWFQAIERAHGMEAAIEADRAAWEKFTVIEAKRIMARLGIEPGGGIPALLECLKHRMYARLNLQQAIEVSDTRAVFRMVDCRVQSARKRKGLDDFPCKSVGIVEYSEFARTVDPRIRTRCVACPPDAHPDDYWCAWEFTLEG; from the coding sequence ATGTCCACCCAGACCAAAACCGAAACCGGAACCGAAACCGGAACCGAAACCGGAACCGAAGCTCTCGACGAGGGGATCCAGCTGCTGCATCGCCTCAGCAAAGAGGAGCTGATCGCCATCATCATCGACGACGCCAAGAACTGGCTGGCGCACGACGGGCTCTGGTTTCAGGCGATCGAAAGGGCCCACGGCATGGAGGCCGCCATCGAGGCCGACCGGGCCGCCTGGGAGAAGTTCACCGTCATCGAGGCCAAAAGGATCATGGCGCGGCTCGGCATCGAGCCGGGCGGAGGGATTCCGGCCCTGCTCGAATGCCTGAAGCACCGCATGTACGCGCGGCTGAACCTGCAGCAGGCGATCGAGGTCAGCGACACCCGGGCCGTTTTTCGCATGGTCGACTGCCGGGTGCAGTCGGCGCGCAAACGCAAGGGACTGGACGATTTCCCCTGCAAGTCGGTGGGTATCGTCGAGTACAGCGAGTTCGCCCGCACCGTCGACCCGCGGATCCGGACCCGCTGCGTTGCCTGTCCGCCCGATGCGCATCCCGATGATTACTGGTGCGCCTGGGAATTCACCCTCGAGGGCTGA
- a CDS encoding CaiB/BaiF CoA transferase family protein, whose translation MLGDCLVGIRVLDLSQYLPGPFATQLLADLGAEVLKVEPTAGDPMRRFMLADGDGVSPFYKQVNAGKSVVEIDLKKAAGKQTLTELVRAADVLLESYRPGVLERLGFGRERLEQINPRLIHCALSGFGQTGPCRQRAGHDLTYLAMSGMLSLTGTGQTPVIPFPPICDYAAGKQAATSILAALLRRGRTGRGAFIDVSLFEMALSWQSFGLTAACRPGEAFGRGRDLLTGGAACYQVYRTADDRFVALGAIEEKFWRAFCETVGRPDWIARQHEPLPQKELIAELQALFASADRDEWQRRLARVDCCFEPVLEQDEVPGHPHVRQRRLLQIHDRERRIEVLFPAWVDGEPPRQRRPLERVSAAEALAMWKG comes from the coding sequence ATGCTCGGTGACTGTCTCGTCGGCATTCGTGTTCTCGACCTCAGCCAGTACCTGCCGGGGCCTTTCGCCACCCAGCTGCTGGCGGATCTCGGTGCCGAGGTGCTCAAGGTCGAGCCGACGGCCGGCGATCCGATGCGCCGCTTCATGCTGGCCGACGGCGATGGCGTTTCCCCTTTCTACAAGCAGGTCAACGCCGGCAAGTCCGTGGTCGAAATCGACCTCAAGAAGGCGGCCGGAAAACAGACTCTGACCGAACTGGTGCGGGCGGCCGACGTGCTGCTCGAGTCCTACCGTCCGGGAGTGCTCGAGCGCCTCGGTTTCGGCCGCGAACGGCTAGAGCAGATCAACCCGCGCCTGATCCATTGCGCCCTGTCCGGCTTCGGCCAGACGGGTCCCTGCCGCCAGCGGGCCGGACACGACCTGACCTACCTCGCCATGAGCGGCATGCTCAGCCTGACCGGAACCGGCCAGACCCCGGTCATCCCCTTTCCGCCGATCTGCGACTATGCCGCCGGCAAGCAGGCGGCGACCTCCATCCTTGCCGCCCTGCTGCGGCGCGGCCGCACCGGCCGGGGAGCCTTCATCGACGTCAGTCTGTTCGAAATGGCCCTCTCCTGGCAGTCCTTCGGCCTGACCGCCGCCTGCCGCCCCGGTGAGGCCTTCGGCCGCGGCCGCGATCTGCTCACCGGCGGTGCGGCCTGCTACCAGGTCTATCGTACCGCCGATGACCGTTTTGTCGCCCTGGGAGCCATCGAGGAGAAGTTCTGGCGGGCGTTCTGCGAGACGGTGGGACGGCCGGACTGGATCGCCCGCCAGCACGAGCCGTTGCCGCAGAAGGAGCTGATCGCCGAGCTGCAGGCCCTGTTCGCCTCCGCTGACCGGGACGAATGGCAGCGCCGCCTCGCCCGGGTCGACTGCTGCTTCGAGCCGGTCCTCGAGCAGGACGAGGTCCCCGGCCATCCGCATGTCCGGCAGCGTCGGCTGCTGCAGATTCACGACCGGGAACGGCGCATCGAGGTGCTCTTCCCCGCCTGGGTCGACGGTGAGCCGCCCCGGCAGCGCCGACCCCTCGAACGGGTGTCGGCGGCCGAGGCGCTGGCGATGTGGAAGGGGTGA
- a CDS encoding Bax inhibitor-1/YccA family protein encodes MLNPKPPIITATATVGSASRFLPRVYGWMTAGLALTALAALLTLSSPDLLRLIFGNRMVFYVLIFGELGLVIALSAAINRIGVTTATLIFLLYSALNGVTFAAIFLVYTSSSIASTFFIAAGTFAAMSVYGYTTRRDLTGWGSFFFMGLVGIIIASLVNIFLQSAMITWVVSYIGVFVFVGLTAYDTQKIKQIGEAGFASEDGRKKAAIIGALRLYLDFINLFLMLLRILGNRR; translated from the coding sequence ATGCTGAACCCGAAACCGCCCATCATCACCGCCACCGCGACCGTCGGCAGCGCCAGCCGCTTTTTGCCCAGGGTCTACGGCTGGATGACCGCCGGACTGGCCCTGACCGCCCTGGCTGCCCTGCTGACCCTGTCGAGCCCCGACCTGCTGCGGCTGATCTTCGGCAACAGGATGGTCTTCTACGTCCTCATCTTCGGCGAGCTGGGCCTGGTCATCGCCCTGTCGGCGGCCATCAACCGCATCGGCGTCACCACCGCCACCCTGATATTCCTGCTCTACTCGGCGCTGAACGGCGTCACCTTCGCCGCCATCTTCCTGGTCTACACCAGCAGCTCCATCGCCAGCACCTTCTTCATCGCCGCCGGCACCTTCGCCGCCATGAGCGTCTACGGCTACACGACCAGGCGCGACCTGACCGGCTGGGGCAGCTTCTTCTTCATGGGCCTGGTCGGTATCATCATCGCCTCGCTGGTCAACATCTTTCTGCAAAGCGCGATGATCACCTGGGTCGTCAGCTACATCGGCGTCTTCGTCTTTGTCGGCCTGACCGCCTACGACACCCAGAAGATCAAGCAGATCGGCGAGGCCGGTTTCGCCAGCGAGGACGGCCGCAAGAAAGCCGCCATCATCGGCGCCCTGCGCTTGTATCTCGATTTCATCAACCTGTTCCTGATGCTGCTGCGCATTCTCGGCAATCGCCGGTAA
- a CDS encoding crotonase/enoyl-CoA hydratase family protein, giving the protein MTEMPRLTDARLTCENRVAELTFDRDDVRNALTGTTLVEDIIATIDWANRNSDLSVLILTGDGAAFSAGGNVKQMRDREGIFSGSVLQIQDQYRRGIQQLPLAMQRAEIPVIAAVNGPAIGAGMDLACMCDLRIGSTRALFGETFLNLGIIPGDGGAWFLPRLVGAQRAAELIFSGRLVKADEALELGLLLEVVDQEELLPRARELAARIAAQPPQALRLGKRLLRLGQKMDLPEFLDLCAAFQAMAHQTEDHIEAINAFLEKRPPRFRGC; this is encoded by the coding sequence ATGACTGAAATGCCGCGACTGACCGATGCCCGGCTGACCTGCGAGAACCGGGTGGCCGAGCTGACCTTCGATCGAGATGACGTTCGCAACGCCCTGACCGGCACCACCCTGGTCGAGGACATTATCGCCACCATCGACTGGGCCAACCGCAATTCCGACCTGTCGGTCCTGATTTTGACCGGCGACGGCGCCGCCTTTTCGGCCGGCGGCAACGTCAAGCAGATGCGCGACCGCGAGGGGATCTTTTCCGGTTCGGTGCTGCAGATCCAGGACCAGTACCGGCGCGGGATCCAGCAGTTGCCGCTGGCGATGCAGCGGGCGGAAATCCCGGTCATCGCCGCCGTCAACGGCCCGGCCATCGGCGCCGGCATGGATCTGGCCTGCATGTGCGACCTGCGCATCGGTTCCACCCGCGCCCTGTTCGGCGAAACCTTCCTCAATCTCGGCATCATCCCCGGTGACGGCGGCGCCTGGTTTCTACCCCGACTGGTCGGCGCCCAGCGGGCGGCCGAGCTGATTTTCAGCGGCCGCCTGGTCAAGGCCGACGAGGCCCTGGAGCTGGGACTGCTGCTGGAAGTGGTCGACCAGGAGGAGCTGCTGCCGCGCGCCCGCGAGCTGGCGGCGCGCATCGCCGCCCAGCCGCCGCAGGCCTTGCGCCTGGGCAAGCGGCTGCTCAGGCTGGGGCAGAAGATGGACTTGCCCGAGTTCCTCGACCTGTGCGCTGCCTTTCAGGCCATGGCGCACCAGACCGAGGACCATATCGAGGCGATCAACGCCTTTCTGGAAAAGCGGCCGCCCCGTT